One genomic region from Thermomicrobium sp. 4228-Ro encodes:
- a CDS encoding uroporphyrinogen decarboxylase family protein, translated as MTKRERVQAALAGQAVDRPPVCFWHHFRPRGSGRRLAELTYEFFVRRFDLDIAKLMPDLRYPFPRRCVTDVEDWYLVDAIDFTRSRYGDEWVRAVRWLRHLAGPDVPIVVTVFSPLTQALYFAAQPELVLQHAAQHPAVVHGALAVLAENVRQHLERVIEAGADGIFFALQGCTAVAMSREQYRELGRPYDLLALRGAADGWLNIVHVHGDRDLFFDDVLDYPVGVLSWSDRRAGPSLREARQRTQKCLMGGWDEFGPLVRGPLEAIRAEALDALQQTGGRGLILANGCSVPDDTDERWLVAARRVVEELVAQE; from the coding sequence ATGACGAAGCGAGAACGCGTCCAGGCGGCGCTCGCAGGCCAGGCTGTCGATCGCCCGCCGGTCTGCTTTTGGCATCACTTCCGTCCGCGCGGTTCCGGACGCCGCCTGGCTGAGTTGACGTACGAGTTCTTCGTCCGCCGTTTCGACCTGGATATCGCGAAGCTGATGCCGGATCTCCGTTATCCATTCCCGCGCCGCTGTGTCACCGACGTGGAGGACTGGTATCTCGTCGATGCCATCGACTTCACGCGGAGTCGCTATGGTGACGAATGGGTGCGAGCGGTTCGCTGGCTCCGCCACCTCGCTGGCCCCGACGTGCCGATCGTCGTGACGGTCTTCAGCCCACTCACGCAGGCGCTCTACTTCGCTGCACAGCCGGAGCTCGTCCTGCAGCACGCGGCGCAGCACCCGGCCGTCGTGCACGGAGCGCTCGCCGTCCTCGCTGAGAACGTTCGCCAGCATCTCGAACGAGTGATCGAGGCTGGCGCCGATGGGATCTTCTTCGCGCTCCAGGGCTGCACGGCGGTCGCGATGTCTCGCGAGCAGTACCGCGAGCTCGGCCGCCCCTACGATCTGCTCGCGCTCCGCGGTGCCGCCGACGGTTGGCTGAACATCGTCCATGTCCACGGTGATCGTGACCTCTTTTTCGACGATGTTCTGGACTATCCTGTCGGCGTGCTGAGCTGGAGCGACCGGCGCGCTGGCCCCTCGCTGCGTGAGGCTCGCCAGCGCACGCAGAAGTGCCTCATGGGTGGCTGGGACGAGTTCGGCCCCTTGGTCCGCGGCCCGCTCGAGGCGATTCGTGCCGAAGCGCTCGATGCGCTCCAGCAGACCGGCGGGCGCGGGCTGATCCTCGCCAACGGGTGCTCGGTACCGGACGACACCGACGAACGCTGGCTCGTCGCTGCGCGCCGGGTCGTTGAGGAACTCGTGGCGCAGGAGTGA